The proteins below are encoded in one region of Scleropages formosus chromosome 19, fSclFor1.1, whole genome shotgun sequence:
- the LOC108927722 gene encoding phospholipase D1-like isoform X1 yields the protein MDAGCQQRVMETGREDNALCYGLLSAVLTAIGALHPLHLLLAMLRQTEPSTSTLQLVAADMTEIMENLDTRELAFDTEEVEFDGADFGHAESRIPFSAIYRTTGFKETGAVVFISTLPITAKILDVERFTSTQDRTPFSHKRSVSKVPALFRIELRHGNFTWHVKKKEKHFLELHRELLRYKTFLRIPLPSRNHTVRRQTVKRSEVRQMPVLPRGGGEDLVREEQVSSRRKQLEDYLNKLLKMSMYRNYFATMEFIDVSQLSFIHDLGPKGLEGMVQKRSGGHRIPGLNCCGRSKVCYRWSKRWLLVKDSFLLYVKPDSGAISFVLLVDKEFSIKMDSKDTETKHGVRIDSLSRTLVFKCSSYRHARWWGQAIEAFVQKHGRAFLQDHRFGSFAMEEENTLAKWYVNGKNYMEDVANTLEEAREEIFITDWWLSPEIFLKRPVVEGNRWRLDCILKRKAQQGVRIFVMLYKEVELALGINSEYSKRTLMHLHPNIKVMRHPDHVSSTVYLWAHHEKVIVIDQSVAFVGGIDLAYGRWDDQEHRLTDVGSVTRSLASAGDKGGFEAAVSGDGMSSDNSSAAARSNGKSGIPADSADMVDPPKLKGSSRNPFNLYKHLQRHGLQHADSISSVESLEDKTGSLRSLHTDVGELMGNTRFWHGKDYCNFVHKDWIQLDKPFDDFIDRHTTPRMPWHDIASVVHGKAARDVARHFIQRWNFTKIMKPKYRSLSYPYLLPKSHTTASELRYTVPDCVQTKAQVLRSASDWSAGIKYHEESIHNAYVHVISNSKHYIYIENQFFISCADNKHVFNKIGDAIAERIIRAFRENKKYRVYVVTPLLPGFEGDINTGGGSAIQAVMHFNYRTMIRGDCSIISQLKREMGDQWINYISFGGLRTHAELEGKLVTELIYVHSKMLIADDNTVIIGSANINDRSMLGKRDSEVAVIVEDTETVASVMDGQEYQAGKFGLQLRLECFRLILGALKDPTIEVMDPISDHFYKEVWMATASRNATVYQKVFRCLPSSDVRNISELEGFLSKPGLEKEDPVRAQEELKKIRGFLVQFPLYFLCEQNLLPSVGSKEAMVPMETWT from the exons ATGGACGCAGGCTGTCAACAAAGGGTCATGGAAACTGGGAGGGAGGATAATGCTCTCTGTTACGGGCTACTAAGTGCAGTCCTTACCGCAATCG GTGCGCTCCACCCGCTACACCTGCTACTAGCCATGTTGCGCCAGACGGAGCCTTCGACCAGCACTCTGCAACTGGTGGCCGCAGACATGACCGAGATCATGGAAAACCTGGACACACGTGAACTGGCCTTTGACACCGAAGAGGTGGAGTTTGATGGCGCTGACTTCGGTCATGCAG agTCACGGATACCCTTCTCTGCCATCTACCGCACTACGGGCTTCAAGGAGACGGGCGCCGTGGTCTTCATCAGCACCCTCCCCATCACTGCCAAAATCCTGGATGTAGAGCGCTTCACGTCCACCCAGGACCGCACACCCTTCAGCCACAAGAGGAGCGTCTCTAAG gtCCCCGCCCTCTTCAGGATCGAGCTGCGACACGGCAACTTCACGTGGCACGtcaagaagaaggagaagcacTTCCTGGAGCTCCACAGGGAGCTGCTGCGATACAAAACCTTCCTGCGGATCCCGCTGCCGTCACGCAA TCACACGGTGCGACGGCAGACCGTCAAGAGGAGCGAGGTGCGCCAGATGCCGGTCCTGCcacggggcgggggggaggaCCTGGTGCGGGAGGAGCAGGTGTCCAGCCGGAGG AAACAACTCGAGGACTATTTGAATAAGCTGCTTAAAATGTCGATGTACAGAAACTACTTCGCCACG ATGGAATTTATTGACGTGAGTCAGTTGTCGTTCATCCACGACTTGGGACCGAAGGGCCT CGAAGGCATGGTCCAAAAGCGCTCAGGAGGCCATCGCATTCCAGGCTTGAACTGCTGCGGTCGCAGTAAAGTGTGCTACCGCTGGTCCAAACG GTGGCTGCTGGTCAAAGACTCGTTTTTGTTGTACGTGAAGCCGGACTCGGGCGCCATCTCCTTCGTCCTCCTGGTCGACAAAGAGTTCAGCATTAAGATGGACTCCAAGGACACGGAAACGAAGCACGGCGTTCGCATCGACAGCTTGTCCAG GACCCTGGTTTTCAAGTGCTCGAGCTATCGTCACGCACGCTGGTGGGGACAGGCCATCGAGGCTTTTGTCCAGAAGCACGGGCGAGCGTTCCTTCAGGACCATCGCTTCGGCTCCTTCGCCATGGAGGAGGAGAACACCCTGGCCAAATG GTATGTCAATGGGAAGAACTACATGGAGGATGTGGCCAATACGCTGGAAGAAGCCCGAGAGGAGATCTTCATCACCGACTGGTG GCTGAGCCCGGAGATCTTCCTGAAGAGGCCGGTGGTGGAGGGGAACCGCTGGCGACTGGACTGCATTCTCAAACGAAAGGCG CAACAAGGCGTGCGGATCTTTGTGATGCTCTACAAGGAGGTGGAGTTGGCCCTCGGGATCAACAGCGAGTACAGCAAGAGGACGCTGATGCACCTTCACCCAAACATTAAG GTGATGCGGCACCCGGACCACGTCTCTTCCACCGTCTACCTGTGGGCACACCACGAGAAGGTCATTGTGATCGACCAGTCGGTGGCCTTCGTGGGAGGGATCGACCTGGCGTACGGCCGGTGGGATGACCAGGAGCACCGGCTCACCGATGTGGGGAGCGTCACTCGTTCTCTGGCTTCCGCTGGTGACAAG GGGGGCTTCGAGGCTGCCGTGTCTGGCGACGGGATGTCCTCCGACAACAGCTCCGCAGCCGCACGCAGCAACGGGAAGAGCGGCATCCCGGCGGACTCGGCGGACATGGTGGACCCGCCCAAGCTGAAAGGGTCAAGTCGGAACCCCTTCAACCTCTACAAACATCTGCAGAGACACGGCCTGCAGCACGCAGACAGCATCAGCAGCGTGGAGAGCTTGGAGGACA AGACAGGTTCCCTGCGGAGCCTGCACACAGATGTGGGTGAACTCATGGGAAACACCCGCTTCTGGCACGGCAAGGATTACTGCAACTTTGTCCACAAGGACTGGATCCAGCTGGACAAGCCCTTCGATG ACTTCATCGACAGGCACACGACCCCCAGGATGCCATGGCACGACATTGCTTCGGTCGTCCACGGGAAGGCGGCACGCGACGTAGCCAGGCACTTCATCCAGCGCTGGAACTTCACCAAA ATCATGAAGCCCAAGTACCGGTCTCTCTCGTACCCATATTTACTGCCCAAATCCCACACTACAGCCAGTGAACTGAGGTACACAGTACCAGACTGTGTTCAGACCAAAGCACAG GTTTTGAGATCAGCCTCAGACTGGTCAGCTGGTATTAAATACCACGAGGAGTCCATCCACAATGCCTATGTCCATGTGATCTCCAACAGCAAGCACTACATCTACATTGAG AACCAGTTTTTTATAAGCTGTGCTGACAACAAACACGTCTTCAACAAGATTGGAGATGCCATCGCGGAGAGGATCATTAGAGCCTTCAG GGAGAATAAGAAATATCGCGTCTACGTGGTGACCCCACTGCTGCCTGGCTTTGAAGGGGATATCAATACTGGAGGGGGCAGCGCCATCCAGGCTGTCATGCACTTTAACTACAG GACAATGATTCGAGGGGACTGCTCCATCATCTCACAACTGAAGAGAGAAA TGGGGGACCAGTGGATTAACTATATCTCTTTTGGGGGCCTGAGGACTCATGCAGAGCTGGAGGGCAAGCTGGTGACGGAGCTCATCTATGTGCACAGCAAGATGCTCATCGCCGATGACAACACTGTCATTATTG GCTCAGCCAACATCAATGACCGGAGCATGCTGGGTAAACGGGACAGTGAGGTGGCGGTGATTGTGGAGGACACAGAAACAGTAGCCTCAGTGATGGATGGCCAGGAGTACCAAGCAGGGAAGTTTGGCCTGCAGCTGCGACTGGAGTGTTTCAG GTTGATCTTGGGTGCTCTGAAAGATCCTACCATTGAGGTAATGGACCCCATCAGTGACCACTTCTACAAAGAGGTGTGGATGGCCACTGCCTCCAGGAATGCCACAGTCTACCAGAAG GTGTTCCGCTGCCTGCCATCCAGTGACGTGCGCAACATATCGGAGCTGGAGGGCTTCCTGTCCAAACCAGGCCTGGAGAAAGAAGACCCCGTCCGGGCCCAGGAGGAGCTAAAGAAGATCCGAGGATTTTTAGTCCAATTCCCCTTGTACTTCCTGTGCGAGCAGAACCTGTTGCCGTCTGTTGGTTCCAAGGAGGCTATGGTTCCCATGGAGACCTGGACCTGA
- the LOC108927722 gene encoding phospholipase D1-like isoform X2 has translation MLRQTEPSTSTLQLVAADMTEIMENLDTRELAFDTEEVEFDGADFGHAESRIPFSAIYRTTGFKETGAVVFISTLPITAKILDVERFTSTQDRTPFSHKRSVSKVPALFRIELRHGNFTWHVKKKEKHFLELHRELLRYKTFLRIPLPSRNHTVRRQTVKRSEVRQMPVLPRGGGEDLVREEQVSSRRKQLEDYLNKLLKMSMYRNYFATMEFIDVSQLSFIHDLGPKGLEGMVQKRSGGHRIPGLNCCGRSKVCYRWSKRWLLVKDSFLLYVKPDSGAISFVLLVDKEFSIKMDSKDTETKHGVRIDSLSRTLVFKCSSYRHARWWGQAIEAFVQKHGRAFLQDHRFGSFAMEEENTLAKWYVNGKNYMEDVANTLEEAREEIFITDWWLSPEIFLKRPVVEGNRWRLDCILKRKAQQGVRIFVMLYKEVELALGINSEYSKRTLMHLHPNIKVMRHPDHVSSTVYLWAHHEKVIVIDQSVAFVGGIDLAYGRWDDQEHRLTDVGSVTRSLASAGDKGGFEAAVSGDGMSSDNSSAAARSNGKSGIPADSADMVDPPKLKGSSRNPFNLYKHLQRHGLQHADSISSVESLEDKTGSLRSLHTDVGELMGNTRFWHGKDYCNFVHKDWIQLDKPFDDFIDRHTTPRMPWHDIASVVHGKAARDVARHFIQRWNFTKIMKPKYRSLSYPYLLPKSHTTASELRYTVPDCVQTKAQVLRSASDWSAGIKYHEESIHNAYVHVISNSKHYIYIENQFFISCADNKHVFNKIGDAIAERIIRAFRENKKYRVYVVTPLLPGFEGDINTGGGSAIQAVMHFNYRTMIRGDCSIISQLKREMGDQWINYISFGGLRTHAELEGKLVTELIYVHSKMLIADDNTVIIGSANINDRSMLGKRDSEVAVIVEDTETVASVMDGQEYQAGKFGLQLRLECFRLILGALKDPTIEVMDPISDHFYKEVWMATASRNATVYQKVFRCLPSSDVRNISELEGFLSKPGLEKEDPVRAQEELKKIRGFLVQFPLYFLCEQNLLPSVGSKEAMVPMETWT, from the exons ATGTTGCGCCAGACGGAGCCTTCGACCAGCACTCTGCAACTGGTGGCCGCAGACATGACCGAGATCATGGAAAACCTGGACACACGTGAACTGGCCTTTGACACCGAAGAGGTGGAGTTTGATGGCGCTGACTTCGGTCATGCAG agTCACGGATACCCTTCTCTGCCATCTACCGCACTACGGGCTTCAAGGAGACGGGCGCCGTGGTCTTCATCAGCACCCTCCCCATCACTGCCAAAATCCTGGATGTAGAGCGCTTCACGTCCACCCAGGACCGCACACCCTTCAGCCACAAGAGGAGCGTCTCTAAG gtCCCCGCCCTCTTCAGGATCGAGCTGCGACACGGCAACTTCACGTGGCACGtcaagaagaaggagaagcacTTCCTGGAGCTCCACAGGGAGCTGCTGCGATACAAAACCTTCCTGCGGATCCCGCTGCCGTCACGCAA TCACACGGTGCGACGGCAGACCGTCAAGAGGAGCGAGGTGCGCCAGATGCCGGTCCTGCcacggggcgggggggaggaCCTGGTGCGGGAGGAGCAGGTGTCCAGCCGGAGG AAACAACTCGAGGACTATTTGAATAAGCTGCTTAAAATGTCGATGTACAGAAACTACTTCGCCACG ATGGAATTTATTGACGTGAGTCAGTTGTCGTTCATCCACGACTTGGGACCGAAGGGCCT CGAAGGCATGGTCCAAAAGCGCTCAGGAGGCCATCGCATTCCAGGCTTGAACTGCTGCGGTCGCAGTAAAGTGTGCTACCGCTGGTCCAAACG GTGGCTGCTGGTCAAAGACTCGTTTTTGTTGTACGTGAAGCCGGACTCGGGCGCCATCTCCTTCGTCCTCCTGGTCGACAAAGAGTTCAGCATTAAGATGGACTCCAAGGACACGGAAACGAAGCACGGCGTTCGCATCGACAGCTTGTCCAG GACCCTGGTTTTCAAGTGCTCGAGCTATCGTCACGCACGCTGGTGGGGACAGGCCATCGAGGCTTTTGTCCAGAAGCACGGGCGAGCGTTCCTTCAGGACCATCGCTTCGGCTCCTTCGCCATGGAGGAGGAGAACACCCTGGCCAAATG GTATGTCAATGGGAAGAACTACATGGAGGATGTGGCCAATACGCTGGAAGAAGCCCGAGAGGAGATCTTCATCACCGACTGGTG GCTGAGCCCGGAGATCTTCCTGAAGAGGCCGGTGGTGGAGGGGAACCGCTGGCGACTGGACTGCATTCTCAAACGAAAGGCG CAACAAGGCGTGCGGATCTTTGTGATGCTCTACAAGGAGGTGGAGTTGGCCCTCGGGATCAACAGCGAGTACAGCAAGAGGACGCTGATGCACCTTCACCCAAACATTAAG GTGATGCGGCACCCGGACCACGTCTCTTCCACCGTCTACCTGTGGGCACACCACGAGAAGGTCATTGTGATCGACCAGTCGGTGGCCTTCGTGGGAGGGATCGACCTGGCGTACGGCCGGTGGGATGACCAGGAGCACCGGCTCACCGATGTGGGGAGCGTCACTCGTTCTCTGGCTTCCGCTGGTGACAAG GGGGGCTTCGAGGCTGCCGTGTCTGGCGACGGGATGTCCTCCGACAACAGCTCCGCAGCCGCACGCAGCAACGGGAAGAGCGGCATCCCGGCGGACTCGGCGGACATGGTGGACCCGCCCAAGCTGAAAGGGTCAAGTCGGAACCCCTTCAACCTCTACAAACATCTGCAGAGACACGGCCTGCAGCACGCAGACAGCATCAGCAGCGTGGAGAGCTTGGAGGACA AGACAGGTTCCCTGCGGAGCCTGCACACAGATGTGGGTGAACTCATGGGAAACACCCGCTTCTGGCACGGCAAGGATTACTGCAACTTTGTCCACAAGGACTGGATCCAGCTGGACAAGCCCTTCGATG ACTTCATCGACAGGCACACGACCCCCAGGATGCCATGGCACGACATTGCTTCGGTCGTCCACGGGAAGGCGGCACGCGACGTAGCCAGGCACTTCATCCAGCGCTGGAACTTCACCAAA ATCATGAAGCCCAAGTACCGGTCTCTCTCGTACCCATATTTACTGCCCAAATCCCACACTACAGCCAGTGAACTGAGGTACACAGTACCAGACTGTGTTCAGACCAAAGCACAG GTTTTGAGATCAGCCTCAGACTGGTCAGCTGGTATTAAATACCACGAGGAGTCCATCCACAATGCCTATGTCCATGTGATCTCCAACAGCAAGCACTACATCTACATTGAG AACCAGTTTTTTATAAGCTGTGCTGACAACAAACACGTCTTCAACAAGATTGGAGATGCCATCGCGGAGAGGATCATTAGAGCCTTCAG GGAGAATAAGAAATATCGCGTCTACGTGGTGACCCCACTGCTGCCTGGCTTTGAAGGGGATATCAATACTGGAGGGGGCAGCGCCATCCAGGCTGTCATGCACTTTAACTACAG GACAATGATTCGAGGGGACTGCTCCATCATCTCACAACTGAAGAGAGAAA TGGGGGACCAGTGGATTAACTATATCTCTTTTGGGGGCCTGAGGACTCATGCAGAGCTGGAGGGCAAGCTGGTGACGGAGCTCATCTATGTGCACAGCAAGATGCTCATCGCCGATGACAACACTGTCATTATTG GCTCAGCCAACATCAATGACCGGAGCATGCTGGGTAAACGGGACAGTGAGGTGGCGGTGATTGTGGAGGACACAGAAACAGTAGCCTCAGTGATGGATGGCCAGGAGTACCAAGCAGGGAAGTTTGGCCTGCAGCTGCGACTGGAGTGTTTCAG GTTGATCTTGGGTGCTCTGAAAGATCCTACCATTGAGGTAATGGACCCCATCAGTGACCACTTCTACAAAGAGGTGTGGATGGCCACTGCCTCCAGGAATGCCACAGTCTACCAGAAG GTGTTCCGCTGCCTGCCATCCAGTGACGTGCGCAACATATCGGAGCTGGAGGGCTTCCTGTCCAAACCAGGCCTGGAGAAAGAAGACCCCGTCCGGGCCCAGGAGGAGCTAAAGAAGATCCGAGGATTTTTAGTCCAATTCCCCTTGTACTTCCTGTGCGAGCAGAACCTGTTGCCGTCTGTTGGTTCCAAGGAGGCTATGGTTCCCATGGAGACCTGGACCTGA